The following proteins are co-located in the Pochonia chlamydosporia 170 chromosome 6, whole genome shotgun sequence genome:
- a CDS encoding 26S proteasome regulatory subunit RPN11 (similar to Aspergillus terreus NIH2624 XP_001218175.1) yields MERFRNLLGGGMGGLGGAAHGTDNTNLIDNSETVYISSLALLKMLRHGRAGVPMEVMGLMLGEFVDDFTVKVMDVFAMPQSGTGVSVEAVDPVFQTKMMDMLRQTGRPESVVGWYHSHPGFGCWLSSVDINTQQSFEQLNPRAVAVVVDPIQSVKGKVVIDAFRLINPQLLMMGQEPRQSTSNLGHLNKPSIQALIHGLNRHYYSIGINYRKTALEENMLMNLHKHVWTEALEMNDFHSEGDKNKERLQRLVSLADGYEKRVKEETELTKEQLKTRYVGKLDPKKHLEDVGQELIEDNIVAVSRQMIDKEATMPRKEGQSGQANGERMDTEEEL; encoded by the exons ATGGAGCGATTTAGGAATCTacttggtggtggcatgggAGGCCTTGGAGGAGCTGCCCATGGCACG GACAACACGAACCTCATAGATAACTCTGAGACGGTTTACATTTCGTCGTTGGCtttgctgaagatgttgcGACATGGTCGCGCTGGTGTGCCCATGGAAGTCATGGGTCTCATGCTGGGAGAGTTTGTGGACGATTTCACAGTCAAAGTCATGGACGTCTTTGCTATGCCTCAGAGCGGCACGGGAGTCAGCGTCGAAGCTGTCGATCCGGTTTTTCAGACTAAGATGATGGACATGTTGAGACAAACAGGAAG ACCTGAATCAGTCGTTGGCTGGTACCACTCACATcctggctttggctgctggttgtcgTCCGTCGATATCAACACCCAACAATCGTTTGAGCAGCTGAACCCACGAGCCgtcgctgtcgtcgtcgATCCAATCCAGTCAGTCAAGGGCAAGGTCGTCATCGACGCTTTCCGCTTGATTAACCCACAGCTTTTGATGATGGGTCAGGAGCCCCGTCAAAGCACCAGCAACTTGGGTCACCTGAACAAGCCTTCGATCCAGGCTCTCATTCACGGTCTGAACCGACACTACTACTCAATTGGCATCAACTACCGTAAAACTGCTCTCGAAGAAAACATGCTGATGAACCTCCACAAACATGTGTGGACCGAGGCATTGGAAATGAACGACTTCCACTCAGAaggcgacaagaacaaggagcGACTGCAGCGCCTGGTCAGCTTGGCAGACGGCTACGAGAAGCGAGTCAAGGAGGAGACAGAGTTGACTAAGGAGCAGCTAAAAACGCGCTATGTCGGCAAACTGGACCCCAAGAAGCACTTGGAGGACGTTGGACAGGAATTGATTGAAGACAACATCGTTGCTGTTTCTAGACAGATGATTGATAAGGAAGCCACGATGCCCAGGAAGGAAGGGCAGTCTGGACAGGCCAATGGAGAGCGTATGGACACGGAGGAGGAGTTATAA
- a CDS encoding serine/threonine-protein kinase srk1 (similar to Aspergillus terreus NIH2624 XP_001218161.1) — MSTIQQLKNFIRHGKQARSVNLDDEPLKKNDVPPPPPINQDRKMNISDPALNQHHAPKEPMEAYSEAPGDAQNRAAQAHNAAAHQAEPAQNVNAQARGTSKKRVDDASLAKLVAEENASRAKFPRYPGLERWELIEKMGDGAFSNVYRARDLQGDAGEVAIKVVRKYEMNSMQRSNILKEVQIMRQLDHPNIIKLVDFSESKQYYYIVLELAPGGELFHQIVRLTYFSEELSRHVIIRVARALEYLHEEKGVVHRDIKPENILFNPIPFIPSKVPKPKQPGDEDKVDEGEFLPGKGAGGIGEIKIADFGLSKIVWESSTMTPCGTVGYTAPEIVKDERYSKSVDMWALGCVLYTLLCGFPPFYDESIEVLTEKVAKGQYTFLSPWWDDISKSAKDLISHLLTVDPDKRYTIREFLAHPWIQGTGPTPYEEKRKSEAVLRGFDASKLEDVGKRYDFRSPGAVNLREVFDVSYAVHRQEEEGKRRAQVGVRAGGMGKPLGGLNEEEEDGDEMQVDQVQNKAPNAGGTRALEQSMRNTNIRDQEAHTRGRERERAPAAAAAAAEKGYGQHSAAVTAAARQQVRDRNRQKGAFELNLENATLLGKRGKKIPAMGA, encoded by the exons ATGTCGACGATCCAACAGCTCAAGAACTTTATCCGCCATG GCAAACAAGCTCGCAGTGTCAACCTCGACGACGAgcctttgaagaagaatgatgtaccgcctcctcctccgatTAATCAAGACAGGAAGATGAACATCTCCGACCCCGCTCTGAACCAGCATCATGCTCCCAAGGAGCCAATGGAGGCATATTCGGAAGCTCCTGGAGATGCTCAGAACCGGGCTGCCCAAGCACACAACGCTGCTGCCCATCAAGCTGAGCCCGCCCAAAACGTAAATGCCCAGGCGAGGGGTACCTCTAAGAAGcgtgtcgatgatgccagtCTGGCGAAGCTCGTTGCCGAGGAGAACGCGAGCAGGGCCAAATTTCCTCGATATCCTGGCCTAGAACGATGGGAATTGATCGAAAAGATGGGCGACGGTGCGTTTAGTAACGTATATCGCGCCCGTGACTTGCAAGGCGATGCTGGTGAAGTTGCCATCAAGGTCGTTCGCAAATATGAAATGAATAGCATGCAA CGGTCGAACATCCTGAAAGAAGTCCAAATCATGCGCCAACTGGACCACCCGAATATAATCAAGCTCGTCGACTTTTCCGAATCGAAGCAGTATTACTACATCGTCCTCGAACTTGCCCCGGGTGGAGAGTTGTTTCACCAGATTGTCCGCCTCACATACTTTAGCGAGGAACTGTCCCGCCACGTAATTATTCGTGTAGCCCGAGCGTTGGAATACCTACACGAAGAGAAGGGTGTTGTCCATCG TGATATCAAGCCCGAAAACATCTTGTTTAACCCGATACCGTTTATTCCCTCCAAAGTCCCGAAACCGAAGCAACCAGGTGATGAGGACAAAGTGGATGAGGGCGAGTTTCTCCCCGGTAAAGGCGCAGGGGGCATAGGCGAGATCAAGATTGCCGACTTTGGGCTGTCGAAAATCGTTTGGGAGAGTTCGACCATGACGCCCTGTGGCACCGTTGGTTACACCGCACCTGAAATCGTCAAGGATGAACGATATTCCAAGTCGGTCGACATGTGGGCCCTCGGATGTGTCTTGTATACCCTGCTTTGCGGCTTCCCTCCATTCTATGACGAAAGCATCGAAGTCTTAACCGAAAAGGTGGCAAAGGGGCAATACACATTCTTGTCGCCCTGGTGGGACGACATTTCCAAGTCAGCCAAGGATCTCATTTCTCATCTGTTGACTGTCGATCCTGATAAACGGTACACCATTCGAGAGTTCCTTGCCCACCCGTGGATTCAGGGCACCGGGCCGACACCCTatgaggagaagaggaagtcGGAGGCTGTGCTTCGAGGATTCGACGCCAGCAAGCTGGAGGATGTTGGCAAGCGATACGACTTTAGGTCGCCCGGTGCCGTCAATTTGCGTGAGGTATTCGATGTCAGTTATGCTGTCCAccgtcaagaagaagaaggcaaaagaCGTGCCCAGGTCGGGGTTAGAGCCGGTGGCATGGGCAAGCCTTTGGGTGGATTgaatgaggaagaagaggacggCGATGAAATGCAAGTCGACCAGGTCCAAAACAAAGCACCAAATGCCGGTGGTACCCGGGCCCTCGAACAGAGCATGCGCAATACCAATATCCGAGACCAAGAGGCTCATACTCGGGGACGAGAACGTGAACGAGcccctgctgctgctgctgctgctgctgaaaaaGGATATGGTCAGCATTCAGCAGCCGTTACAGCAGCGGCGAGACAACAAGTTCGAGACAGGAACCGTCAAAAAGGCGCGTTTGAACTAAATCTGGAAAATGCTACATTGCTTGGCAAGCGTGGAAAAAAGATCCCCGCCATGGGTGCATGA
- a CDS encoding histone deacetylase RPD3 (similar to Aspergillus terreus NIH2624 XP_001218176.1) yields MGDSNLAQAQAQLGSVALNGSSPKKVAYFYDSDIGNYAYVTGHPMKPHRIRLAHSLIMQYNLYQKMEIYRAKPATRGEMTQFHTDDYIDFLQKVTPDNMDSYMREQGKYNVGDDCPVFDGLFEFCGISAGGSMEGAARLNRQKCDIAVNWAGGLHHAKKCEASGFCYVNDIVLGILELLRFMKRVLYIDIDVHHGDGVEEAFYTTDRVMTVSFHKYGEYFPGTGELRDIGIGQGKNYSVNFPLRDGITDQTYKSIFEPVIESVMKYYQPEAVVLQCGGDSLSGDRLGCFNLSMDGHANCVNYVKSFGLPTLVLGGGGYTMRNVARTWAYETGVLVGQEMDRTLPYNEYYEYYAPDFELNVRSSNMENSNSREYLDKITAAVIDNLRQTGPAPSVQMQDVPRKPFGGMTDEEEAELDDLDEDENKDVRMTEHRWDKHVENGAEFEASDDDEMAAANGATRSNGNKRTFTDFKDTDPAEKRGSKSPKEKEDDGSKENAEVEVEVEVEAEAPDGNDDTIEDVGATEEQDKDVADEQEKPEEKEDESVKKQKVDADGDVGMADSSVAEEAPIKKEEGEPEPAPETQKAPEQPTEDKSGEEKSEKPAETETKESTDTKADEEPPAEKETEKPTEKADEAQAASEAEAGAEAMEVDEKDKPDNKAEDEDASK; encoded by the exons ATGGGCGACTCTAACTTGGCCCAGGCCCAGGCCCAGCTGGGCTCTGTTGCCCTCAACGGCTCGTCGCCAAAGAAGGTAGCCTATTTTTATGACTCCGATATTGGTAACTATGCCTATGTTACTGGTCATCCTATGAAACCTCATCGAATTCGTCTTGCGCATAGCTTGATCATGCAGTACAACTTGTACCAGAAGATGGAAATTTAC CGTGCCAAACCAGCGACTAGGGGCGAAATGACACAATTCCATACCGATGACTATATTGACTTCTTGCAAAAagtcacaccagacaacatggACAGCTACATGCGCGAGCAGGGCAAATACAATGTCGGTGACGACTGTCCTGTCTTTGATGGCTTGTTCGAGTTTTGTGGGATCAGTGCTGGTGGAAGCATGGAAGGCGCTGCTCGCCTCAATAGACAAAAATGTGACATTGCTGTCAACTGGGCTGGTGGTTTACATCACGCTAAGAAGTGCGAAGCAAGTGGCTTCTGCTACGTCAATG ACATCGTTCTCGGCATTCTCGAACTCCTCCGATTTATGAAGCGCGTCCTGtacatcgacatcgacgTCCaccatggcgatggtgttgaggaagcCTTTTATACGACCGATCGTGTCATGACGGTATCCTTCCACAAGTACGGTGAATACTTTCCAGGCACGGGTGAACTCCGAGACATTGGTATTGGGCAGGGCAAGAACTATTCCGTCAACTTCCCACTCCGTGACGGCATTACCGATCAGACCTACAAATCAATCTTCGAGCCTGTCATTGAGAGCGTCATGAAGTACTACCAGCCAGAGGCCGTCGTTCTCCAGTGTGGCGGTGACAGTTTGTCCGGCGATCGCCTGGGCTGCTTCAACCTGAGCATGGACGGCCACGCTAACTGCGTGAACTACGTCAAGAGCTTCGGGCTGCCGACCTTGGTCCTAGGCGGCGGCGGCTACACAATGAGAAACGTTGCTCGTACTTGGGCATATGAAACTGGTGTTCTGGTTGGTCAAGAAATGGATCGCACACTACCATACAATGAATACTACGAA TACTACGCTCCGGATTTCGAACTCAATGTGCGATCCTCCAACATGGAAAATTCAAACAGTCGTGAATATCTAGATAAGATCACGGCAGCCGTCATTGACAATCTCCGTCAGACCGGCCCTGCCCCCTCAGTTCAGATGCAAGATGTGCCTCGCAAGCCATTTGGTGGCATGAccgacgaggaagaagctgagctaGACGACTTGGACGAGGACGAAAACAAAGATGTTCGCATGACGGAGCATCGCTGGGATAAGCATGTTGAAAATGGAGCCGAATTCGAGGCaagcgacgacgacgaaatGGCTGCTGCAAATGGTGCAACTCGAAGCAATGGGAACAAGCGGACTTTCACTGACTTCAAAGACACCGACCCTGCAGAGAAGCGTGGCAGCAAGTCGCCCAAGGAGAAAGAGGACGACGGCAGCAAGGAAAACGCCGAAGTCGAAGTTGAAGTCGAAGTGGAGGCCGAAGCCCCTGACGGCAACGACGACACCATTGAGGATGTCGGAGCTACCGAAGAGCAGGACAaggatgttgctgatgaGCAAGAAAAGccagaagagaaggaagacgAAAGCGtaaagaaacaaaaagtcgACGccgatggcgatgttggtATGGCCGACTCGTCCGTGGCAGAAGAAGCCCCAatcaagaaggaggagggcgaaCCTGAACCTGCCCCCGAGACGCAAAAGGCGCCCGAGCAGCCAACAGAAGACAAGTCAGGTGAAGAGAAGTCTGAGAAGCCTGCCGAGACCGAGACGAAAGAGTCCACCGATACCAAGGCTGACGAAGAGCCTCCGGCTGAGAAGGAAACCGAAAAGCCAACCGAGAAAGCAGACGAGGCCCAAGCGGCATCAGAAGCAGAGGCTGGGGCAGAAGCCATGGAAGTGGACGAGAAAGACAAGCCTGACAACAAGgctgaggacgaggatgcATCCAAGTAA
- a CDS encoding DNA-directed RNA polymerase III subunit Rpc34 (similar to Cordyceps militaris CM01 XP_006665350.1) has product MPASVAPAAAGESDAETAKFAVWKEALYERCKEAGPGNDLFSQEDLLRLDVIPNKDLLLLARVVQSLSDDKLFITMREASGQVLWKWRDAQEAHKYKQCSTDEQVMVYSLIDDSGGDGIWSQTLQKRLNMHDSVLKNALKQLQTKGLIAPFKNVEHPNKKMYIKASIRPSDRATGGPWYTDQNLDEAFIEELQRVVFDFVKRSSGYLSTHGGSRSQVPKKGVVKGTAADKGKKRDASEMSKPPAKAVKTSAGATARREAALLPLPAGYTAYPTVRDIARLLSSSGITNNTILSEEDVKKLVDVLVWDNLLEPIKIAGRMGYRVARVAKQSTESWAGREDPTGRDGGPEPYISPYTEAPCGKCPVFEICEEGGPVGPSNCEYFKRWLGADLM; this is encoded by the exons aTGCCCGCCTCAGTGGCACCTGCCGCCGCAGGCGAGAGCGATGCGGAAACCGCGAAGTTCGCCGTCTGGAAAGAAGCTCTTTACGAGCGGTGCAAAGAAGCAGGTCCTGGGAACGACTTGTTCTCGCAGGAGGACTTGCTGCGGCTCGATGTGATCCCTAACAAGGATTTATTGCTGCTGGCGCGAGTGGTGCAGTCGCTGAGTGATGATAAGCTCTTCATTACCATGAGAGAGGCCAGCGGACAGGTactttggaaatggcgagaTGCGCAAGAAGCTCACAA atacaagcaatgctcgACCGACGAACAAGTAATGGTCTACTCTCTGATCGACGACTCGGGCGGCGACGGTATCTGGTCACAGACGCTCCAGAAGCGACTCAACATGCACGACAGCGTGCTCAAGAATGCGCTCAAGCAGCTCCAGACAAAGGGCCTCATTGCGCCGTTCAAAAATGTCGAACACCCCAATAAGAAGATGTATATCAAGGCGTCCATCAGGCCGAGCGACCGCGCCACCGGTGGACCATGGTACACGGATCAGAATCTCGACGAGGCCTTCATCGAGGAGTTGCAGCGCGTCGTGTTTGATTTTGTCAAGCGCTCCAGCGGCTATCTCAGCACTCATGgaggcagcagaagccagGTGCCCAAGAAGGGGGTTGTCAAGGGTACAGCTGcggacaagggcaagaagcGCGACGCAAGTGAGATGAGTAAACCGCCCGCCAAGGCAGTCAAGACTTCTGCAGGTGCGACGGCCAGACGAGAGGCGGCGCTGCTGCCTCTTCCTGCCGGGTACACGGCGTATCCGACAGTTCGAGATATCGCTCGCCTCTTGTCAAGTAGTGGTATTACGAATAACACCATCTtgtcggaggaggatgtCAAGAAGCTCGTGGACGTGTTGGTGTGGGATAACCTCCTCGAGCCTATCAAGATTGCGGGCAGGATGGGGTATCGTGTCGCCCGAGTTGCAAAGCAGTCGACGGAAAGTTGGGCTGGCAGGGAAGATCCCACGGGCAGAGATGGCGGTCCAGAGCCGTATATCAGTCCGTATACTGAAGCTCCCTGTGGAAAATGTCCTGTTTTTGAGATCTGCGAGGAGGGAGGACCCGTTGGGCCCAGTAACTGTGAATACTTCAAGAGGTGGCTTGGTGCGGACTTGATGTAG